A stretch of Streptomyces vietnamensis DNA encodes these proteins:
- a CDS encoding alpha/beta hydrolase, producing MRRTAVLGSAGTLIAGTLMATALAAPTAGAVTGHDRDDEARGATIAAAQAAKAGIDWQDCPADWGFAKPIQCGWVTVPVDYAKPYGKKIKLAVDRAVSTGTPAERQGALLYNPGGPGGSGLRFPRRVTTKNPLWVNTSKAYDFVGFDPRGVGHSAPISCVDPTEFVKGPKLDPVPDSEADKLAQRKLAAEYAKGCAEKSGDMLPYMTTRNTARDLDVIRAALGEKKLNFIGVSYGTYLGAVYGTLYPNHVRRMIVDSVVNPAKSNIWYQANLEQDIAFEGRLKDWMTWVAQNDATYHLGDTLEKVQQQWVTLRAAAKKEPLGGKVGPAELIGFFQSAPYYDSSWVPVAQAWSAYAAGDPQPLIDGAAADLTDTVGNIASENGNAVYTAVECADSAWPTNWNRWDRDNSALHEQYPFMTWANAWMNLPCATWSAPQQKPTQVKTGKGLPPVLIVQSERDAATPYAGAVELHKRFKNSRLITEKDAGSHGVTGLVNPCINPRVETYLLTGKVDSEDVTCEPHATPKP from the coding sequence TTGAGACGCACAGCAGTGCTCGGCTCTGCCGGCACTCTGATAGCGGGCACGCTCATGGCGACCGCGCTGGCCGCACCGACGGCCGGTGCCGTCACCGGCCATGACCGTGACGACGAGGCGCGCGGCGCGACCATCGCCGCCGCCCAGGCCGCCAAGGCCGGCATCGACTGGCAGGACTGCCCGGCCGACTGGGGCTTCGCCAAGCCCATCCAGTGCGGCTGGGTCACCGTCCCGGTCGACTACGCCAAGCCCTACGGCAAGAAGATCAAGCTCGCCGTGGACCGCGCCGTGTCCACCGGCACGCCCGCCGAGCGCCAGGGCGCGCTGCTCTACAACCCGGGCGGCCCCGGCGGTTCCGGTCTGCGCTTCCCGCGCCGGGTCACCACCAAGAACCCGCTCTGGGTGAACACCTCGAAGGCGTACGACTTCGTGGGCTTCGACCCGCGCGGTGTCGGCCACTCGGCGCCCATCTCCTGCGTCGACCCGACCGAGTTCGTCAAGGGCCCGAAGCTCGACCCGGTCCCGGACAGCGAGGCGGACAAGCTCGCCCAGCGCAAGCTGGCCGCCGAGTACGCCAAGGGCTGCGCCGAGAAGAGCGGCGACATGCTGCCCTACATGACGACGCGCAACACCGCCCGTGACCTCGACGTCATCCGGGCCGCGCTCGGCGAGAAGAAGCTCAACTTCATCGGCGTCTCGTACGGCACCTACCTGGGCGCCGTCTACGGCACGCTGTACCCGAACCACGTGCGTCGCATGATCGTCGACAGCGTGGTCAACCCGGCGAAGAGCAACATCTGGTACCAGGCCAACCTGGAGCAGGACATCGCCTTCGAGGGTCGTCTGAAGGACTGGATGACCTGGGTCGCCCAGAACGACGCCACGTACCACCTCGGCGACACCCTGGAGAAGGTCCAGCAGCAGTGGGTGACCCTGCGTGCCGCGGCCAAGAAGGAGCCCCTGGGCGGCAAGGTCGGTCCGGCCGAGCTCATCGGCTTCTTCCAGAGCGCTCCGTACTACGACTCCTCGTGGGTCCCGGTCGCGCAGGCCTGGAGCGCCTACGCCGCGGGTGACCCGCAGCCGCTCATCGACGGTGCCGCCGCGGACCTCACCGACACCGTCGGCAACATCGCGTCGGAGAACGGCAACGCCGTCTACACCGCCGTCGAGTGCGCCGACTCGGCGTGGCCGACGAACTGGAACCGGTGGGACCGGGACAACTCGGCCCTCCACGAGCAGTACCCGTTCATGACCTGGGCGAACGCCTGGATGAACCTGCCGTGCGCCACCTGGTCCGCGCCGCAGCAGAAGCCGACCCAGGTCAAGACCGGCAAGGGCCTGCCGCCGGTGCTCATCGTCCAGTCCGAGCGTGACGCGGCGACGCCGTACGCCGGCGCGGTCGAGCTGCACAAGCGCTTCAAGAACTCGCGTCTCATCACTGAGAAGGACGCGGGCTCGCACGGCGTCACCGGCCTGGTGAACCCCTGCATCAACCCGCGGGTCGAGACGTACCTGCTCACCGGCAAGGTGGACAGCGAGGACGTGACGTGCGAGCCGCACGCCACGCCCAAGCCGTAA
- a CDS encoding urease subunit alpha, translated as MPDLHRAVYADLFGPTTGDRIRLADTDLLVEIEEDRCGGPGRAGEEAVFGGGKVVRESMGQARTTRAEGAPDTVITGAVVIDHWGVVKADIGIRDGRITALGKAGNPDTMDGVHPDLVIGPETEIIVGNGRIVTAGAVDTHVHFISPTVVEQALATGVTTLVGGGTGPAEGTKATTITPGPWHMARMFEALDTFPVNIGLLGKGNTMSREAMHSQLRGGALGFKIHEDWGATPAVIDACLSVCEETGAQLAIHTDTLNEAGFVGDTLAAIAGRTIHAYHTEGAGGGHAPDIITVVSEPYVLPSSTNPTRPHTVNTIEEHLDMLMVCHHLNPAVPEDLAFAESRIRPSTIAAEDVLHDLGAISIISSDSQAMGRIGEVIMRTWQTAHVMKKRRGALPGDGAADNHRARRYVAKYTINPAVAQGMAHLIGSVEPGKLADLVLWEPAFFGVKPLVVVKGGQIAYAQMGDANASIPTPQPVLPRPMFGALGRAAAAGSVNFVAQAAIEDDLPRKLGLHKEFAAIGSTRRVTKADMRENDALPRVEVDADTFSVTIDGEAVEPAPAAELPMAQRYFLF; from the coding sequence GTGCCTGACCTCCACCGCGCCGTCTACGCCGACCTGTTCGGCCCCACCACCGGCGACCGCATCCGCCTCGCCGACACCGACCTCCTCGTCGAGATCGAGGAGGACCGCTGCGGCGGCCCCGGCCGCGCCGGCGAGGAGGCCGTCTTCGGCGGCGGCAAGGTCGTCCGCGAGTCCATGGGCCAGGCCCGCACCACCCGCGCCGAGGGCGCCCCCGACACCGTCATCACCGGCGCCGTGGTCATCGACCACTGGGGCGTCGTCAAGGCGGACATCGGCATCCGGGACGGCCGGATCACCGCCCTCGGCAAGGCCGGCAACCCCGACACCATGGACGGAGTCCACCCCGACCTCGTCATCGGCCCCGAGACCGAGATCATCGTCGGCAACGGCCGGATCGTCACCGCCGGAGCCGTCGACACCCACGTCCACTTCATCTCGCCGACCGTCGTCGAGCAGGCCCTCGCCACCGGCGTCACCACCCTCGTCGGCGGCGGCACCGGACCGGCCGAGGGCACCAAGGCGACCACGATCACGCCCGGCCCCTGGCACATGGCCCGGATGTTCGAGGCCCTGGACACCTTCCCCGTCAACATCGGCCTGCTCGGCAAGGGCAACACGATGTCCCGGGAGGCGATGCACTCCCAGCTGCGCGGCGGCGCGCTCGGCTTCAAGATCCACGAGGACTGGGGCGCCACCCCCGCCGTCATCGACGCCTGTCTGAGCGTGTGCGAGGAGACGGGCGCCCAGCTCGCCATCCACACCGACACCCTGAACGAGGCGGGCTTCGTCGGCGACACCCTCGCCGCCATCGCCGGACGCACGATCCACGCGTACCACACGGAAGGCGCCGGCGGCGGGCACGCCCCCGACATCATCACGGTGGTCTCCGAGCCGTACGTCCTGCCCAGCTCCACCAACCCGACCCGGCCGCACACCGTCAACACCATCGAGGAACACCTCGACATGCTGATGGTCTGCCACCACCTCAACCCGGCCGTCCCCGAGGACCTCGCCTTCGCGGAGTCCCGCATCCGGCCCTCCACCATCGCCGCCGAGGACGTCCTCCACGACCTGGGCGCCATCTCGATCATCTCCTCCGACTCCCAGGCCATGGGCCGGATCGGCGAGGTGATCATGCGGACCTGGCAGACCGCCCACGTCATGAAGAAGCGGCGCGGCGCCCTGCCCGGCGACGGGGCCGCCGACAACCACCGGGCCCGCCGCTACGTCGCCAAGTACACGATCAACCCGGCCGTCGCCCAGGGCATGGCCCACCTCATCGGCTCGGTCGAGCCCGGCAAGCTCGCCGACCTGGTCCTCTGGGAGCCCGCCTTCTTCGGCGTGAAGCCGCTCGTCGTCGTCAAGGGCGGCCAGATCGCGTACGCGCAGATGGGCGACGCCAACGCCTCCATCCCCACGCCCCAGCCGGTCCTGCCCCGCCCGATGTTCGGCGCGCTCGGCCGGGCCGCGGCGGCCGGCTCGGTCAACTTCGTCGCCCAGGCGGCCATCGAGGACGACCTGCCCCGGAAGCTCGGCCTGCACAAGGAGTTCGCCGCCATCGGCTCCACCCGGCGGGTCACCAAGGCCGACATGCGGGAGAACGACGCCCTGCCCCGGGTCGAGGTCGACGCCGACACCTTCTCGGTGACCATCGACGGCGAGGCGGTCGAACCGGCGCCCGCCGCCGAACTGCCCATGGCCCAGCGCTACTTCCTCTTCTGA
- a CDS encoding urease accessory protein UreF, whose product MSRSALLVLADGRFPAGGHAHSGGAEAAVKAGRIKDAAGLEAFCRGRLHTTGLTSAALAAGAAHGLDPYELDAAADARTPSAALRAAARKLGRQLMRAARATWPSPELDALAAAFPRGAHQPVVLGTAARAAGLDPEDAAHCIAYETVGGPATAAVRLLSLDPYQATAVLARLAPEMDQVAERAAAAAREGVDALPAASAPLLDLTAEQHAAWPVRLFAS is encoded by the coding sequence ATGTCGCGCTCCGCTCTCCTCGTGCTCGCCGACGGGCGCTTCCCCGCCGGTGGGCACGCCCACTCCGGCGGCGCCGAGGCCGCCGTCAAGGCCGGCCGCATCAAGGACGCCGCCGGCCTGGAGGCCTTCTGCCGGGGCCGCCTGCACACCACGGGCCTCACCTCGGCGGCGCTCGCCGCCGGGGCCGCGCACGGACTCGACCCGTATGAGCTCGACGCGGCGGCCGACGCCCGCACCCCCTCGGCGGCCCTGCGCGCCGCCGCCCGCAAGCTCGGCCGCCAGCTGATGCGGGCCGCCCGCGCCACCTGGCCGAGCCCCGAACTCGACGCGCTGGCCGCCGCGTTCCCGCGCGGCGCCCACCAGCCCGTCGTCCTCGGCACCGCCGCCCGGGCCGCCGGACTCGACCCCGAGGACGCGGCGCACTGCATCGCGTACGAGACGGTCGGCGGCCCGGCGACCGCGGCCGTCCGCCTCCTCAGCCTCGACCCCTACCAGGCCACCGCCGTCCTCGCCCGCCTCGCCCCCGAGATGGACCAGGTCGCCGAGCGCGCCGCCGCGGCCGCCAGGGAGGGCGTCGACGCCCTGCCCGCCGCCTCCGCGCCGCTGCTCGACCTCACCGCCGAACAGCACGCGGCCTGGCCCGTCCGCCTCTTCGCCTCCTGA
- a CDS encoding ATP-dependent Clp protease proteolytic subunit, with translation MDARYVLPEFTERTSFGTRTLDPYSKLLESRIVFLGTPIDETSANDVIAQFLHLDHASPGQDIALYINSPGGSISAMTAIHDTMRTLSSDVETTCLGQATSTAAVLLAAGTPGKRFVLPGARITLRQPAMDEPLQGQPSDLDIHARELLRLRALVAGMLTEYTGQGRERVDADIDRLTVLDAPAAVAYGLVDHVITSRRDAGAAQ, from the coding sequence ATGGACGCCCGCTACGTTCTGCCCGAGTTCACGGAGCGGACCAGCTTCGGAACCCGCACCCTCGATCCGTACTCGAAGCTCCTCGAATCCCGGATCGTCTTCCTCGGCACACCGATCGACGAGACCTCGGCCAACGACGTCATCGCCCAGTTCCTGCACCTCGACCACGCCTCCCCCGGCCAGGACATCGCGCTCTACATCAACTCCCCCGGCGGCTCCATCAGCGCCATGACCGCGATCCACGACACGATGCGGACGCTCTCCTCCGACGTGGAGACCACCTGCCTGGGTCAGGCGACGTCCACCGCCGCCGTCCTGCTCGCCGCAGGCACCCCCGGCAAGCGGTTCGTCCTCCCCGGCGCCCGGATCACCCTCCGGCAGCCGGCCATGGACGAGCCCCTCCAGGGGCAGCCGAGCGACCTCGACATCCACGCGCGCGAACTGCTCAGGCTGCGCGCCCTGGTGGCCGGGATGCTCACCGAGTACACCGGGCAGGGCCGGGAGCGGGTCGACGCCGACATCGACCGCCTCACCGTCCTGGACGCGCCGGCGGCCGTCGCGTACGGCCTGGTGGACCACGTGATCACGAGCCGGCGCGACGCCGGCGCGGCGCAGTGA
- the ureG gene encoding urease accessory protein UreG — MHLDHAHTHHGAVSADAHRPDGTRRALRIGLGGPVGSGKTATVAALCRELRDTLSLAVVTNDIYTREDAEFLLRNAVLPPERIQAVETGACPHTAIRDDISANLEAVEELEDTVGPLDLILVESGGDNLTATFSKGLVDAQIFVIDVAGGDDIPRKGGPGVTTADLLVVNKTDLAPHVGSDLERMARDAKEQRGELPVAFTSLRGEHGVAPVADWVRAQLAAWTA; from the coding sequence ATGCACCTCGACCACGCCCACACCCACCACGGCGCCGTCTCCGCCGACGCCCACCGCCCCGACGGCACCCGCCGCGCCCTGCGCATCGGACTCGGCGGACCGGTCGGCTCCGGAAAGACCGCCACCGTCGCCGCCCTCTGCCGCGAGCTGCGCGACACCCTCTCCCTCGCCGTCGTCACCAACGACATCTACACCCGCGAGGACGCCGAGTTCCTGCTCCGCAACGCCGTCCTGCCGCCCGAGCGCATCCAGGCCGTCGAGACCGGCGCCTGCCCGCACACCGCCATCCGCGACGACATCTCCGCCAACCTCGAAGCCGTCGAGGAACTGGAGGACACGGTCGGACCGCTCGACCTGATCCTCGTCGAGTCCGGCGGCGACAACCTCACCGCCACCTTCTCCAAGGGACTCGTCGACGCCCAGATCTTCGTCATCGACGTGGCCGGCGGCGACGACATCCCCCGCAAGGGCGGCCCCGGCGTCACCACCGCCGACCTCCTCGTCGTCAACAAGACCGACCTCGCCCCGCACGTCGGCTCCGACCTGGAGCGGATGGCCCGCGACGCGAAGGAGCAGCGCGGCGAGCTGCCCGTCGCCTTCACCTCCCTGCGCGGCGAGCACGGCGTCGCGCCCGTCGCCGACTGGGTCCGGGCACAGCTCGCGGCGTGGACCGCGTGA
- a CDS encoding lysophospholipid acyltransferase family protein produces the protein MFYQLMKYVLLGPLLRLLFRPRIEGLEHIPEEGAAIVAGNHLSFSDHFLMPVVLDRRITFLAKQEYFTGPGLKGRLTAAFFRAAGQIPVDRSGKEAGQAAIREGLGVLGRGELLGIYPEGTRSHDGRLYKGKVGVAVMALTAGVPVVPCAMVGTFEIQPPGKVVPRIRRVTIRFGEPLDFSRFAGSAGEKAVVRAVTDEIMYEILRLSGQEYVDEYATVVKAAGTEPSE, from the coding sequence GTGTTCTACCAGTTGATGAAGTACGTCCTCCTCGGACCGCTCCTCAGGCTGCTGTTCCGGCCGCGGATCGAGGGGCTCGAACACATCCCGGAGGAGGGGGCCGCGATCGTCGCGGGCAATCACCTCTCCTTCTCCGACCACTTCCTGATGCCGGTGGTCCTGGACCGGCGGATCACCTTCCTCGCGAAGCAGGAGTACTTCACGGGGCCGGGTCTCAAGGGCCGGCTGACGGCCGCCTTCTTCCGGGCCGCCGGGCAGATCCCGGTGGACCGGTCGGGGAAGGAGGCCGGGCAGGCGGCGATCCGGGAGGGGCTCGGCGTCCTCGGCCGGGGCGAGCTCCTCGGGATCTACCCGGAGGGGACGCGTTCGCACGACGGGCGGCTCTACAAGGGCAAGGTGGGGGTGGCGGTGATGGCGCTGACCGCCGGGGTCCCGGTGGTGCCGTGCGCGATGGTGGGGACCTTCGAGATCCAGCCGCCGGGGAAGGTCGTGCCGAGGATCCGCCGGGTCACCATCCGGTTCGGGGAGCCGCTGGACTTCTCCCGGTTCGCCGGGTCGGCGGGCGAGAAGGCCGTGGTCCGCGCCGTGACCGACGAGATCATGTACGAGATCCTGCGCCTGTCGGGCCAGGAGTACGTGGACGAGTACGCCACGGTGGTGAAGGCCGCGGGGACCGAGCCCTCCGAATAG
- a CDS encoding ATP-binding protein, producing MADHQEASVTLPSDPASVPTARRYVADVLDGWGLDGADDLADAIRLMVSELATNAVLHTFGQSPTFTVDVRLEREERLHIGVTDSHPRWPRRLPAAVQQDNGRGMVIIRSLAAEAGGRLSVTPTEEGGKTVWITLPWTPTAASYV from the coding sequence ATGGCAGACCATCAGGAAGCATCCGTCACTCTGCCGAGCGATCCCGCGTCGGTCCCCACGGCCCGGCGGTACGTCGCCGATGTCCTCGACGGCTGGGGTCTCGACGGCGCTGACGACCTGGCGGACGCGATCCGCCTGATGGTCTCGGAACTGGCCACCAACGCCGTCCTGCACACCTTCGGGCAGTCGCCCACCTTCACGGTCGACGTCCGCCTGGAGCGCGAGGAGCGCCTCCACATCGGCGTCACCGACAGCCACCCGCGCTGGCCCCGCCGGCTCCCGGCGGCGGTCCAGCAGGACAACGGCCGGGGCATGGTCATCATCCGCTCCCTGGCGGCGGAGGCGGGCGGCCGTCTCTCGGTCACTCCGACCGAGGAGGGAGGGAAGACGGTCTGGATCACCCTCCCGTGGACCCCGACGGCCGCCTCGTACGTCTAG
- a CDS encoding NAD-dependent epimerase/dehydratase family protein: MTKGNAFVLGATGQVGRAAVRALVADGWEVTAASRGGGRDEGWPEEVRSVRLDRNEDGALAAGLGDGVDVLVDIVAYDRGHGRQLTGLADRIGSAVVVSSGAVYEDEKGRSFDTQDQPDGFPAFPVPVAEEWRTVAPGDSTYGTRKIALERELLAAGEALPTTLLRAGAIHGPYCPGPRELWFVKRALDGRPVRLLSYGGASRFHPAHVDNLAELVRLAAANPGSRVLNGADPEAPTVAEIGAAIDAVLGVESETVLIEGAPPQDLVGLTPWTAPHPVVYDMTAAERELGYRPVVSYAASLPGTVEWLAGHLKGRDWREAFPGLAKYGVDWFDYAAEDAWLASRA, from the coding sequence ATGACCAAGGGAAACGCGTTCGTGCTGGGTGCGACGGGACAGGTGGGGCGGGCGGCCGTGCGGGCGCTCGTCGCGGACGGCTGGGAGGTGACGGCCGCCTCGCGGGGCGGCGGCAGGGACGAGGGGTGGCCGGAGGAGGTGCGGTCGGTCCGGCTCGACCGGAACGAGGACGGCGCGCTGGCGGCGGGGCTCGGTGACGGCGTCGACGTGCTCGTGGACATCGTCGCGTACGACCGGGGCCACGGACGGCAGTTGACCGGCCTCGCGGACCGGATCGGCTCGGCGGTGGTGGTGTCGAGCGGTGCCGTCTACGAGGACGAGAAGGGCCGCAGCTTCGACACCCAGGACCAGCCGGACGGCTTTCCCGCCTTCCCGGTGCCGGTCGCGGAGGAATGGCGGACGGTCGCGCCCGGCGACAGCACGTACGGCACCCGGAAGATCGCCCTGGAGCGGGAGTTGCTCGCGGCGGGCGAGGCGCTGCCGACGACACTGCTGCGGGCGGGCGCGATCCACGGCCCGTACTGTCCGGGGCCGCGCGAGCTGTGGTTCGTGAAGCGGGCACTCGACGGGAGGCCGGTGCGCCTGCTGTCGTACGGCGGCGCCTCGCGGTTCCACCCGGCGCACGTGGACAACCTCGCGGAGCTCGTCCGGCTCGCGGCGGCGAACCCGGGCAGCCGGGTGCTGAACGGCGCCGACCCGGAGGCGCCGACGGTGGCCGAGATCGGGGCGGCGATCGACGCCGTCCTGGGGGTGGAGAGCGAGACGGTGCTCATCGAGGGGGCGCCCCCGCAGGACCTCGTGGGGCTCACCCCGTGGACCGCGCCGCATCCCGTCGTCTACGACATGACGGCGGCCGAGCGCGAGTTGGGGTACCGGCCGGTGGTGTCGTACGCCGCGTCGCTGCCCGGGACCGTCGAGTGGCTGGCCGGACACCTGAAGGGGCGGGACTGGAGGGAGGCCTTCCCGGGGCTCGCGAAGTACGGGGTGGACTGGTTCGACTACGCGGCCGAGGACGCCTGGCTGGCGTCCCGGGCATGA
- a CDS encoding urease subunit beta translates to MIPGEILYADGPVALNEGRPVTRLTVLNAADRPVQVGSHYHFAEVNPGLDFDRAAAHGQRLHIAAGTAVRFEPGIPVEVELVPIAGRRIVPGLRGETAGPLDVPGPLDLTDQDKDGDRA, encoded by the coding sequence ATGATCCCCGGAGAGATCCTGTACGCGGACGGCCCCGTCGCCCTCAACGAAGGGCGTCCCGTCACCCGACTGACCGTCCTCAACGCCGCCGACCGGCCCGTCCAGGTCGGCTCGCACTACCACTTCGCCGAGGTCAACCCCGGCCTGGACTTCGACCGCGCCGCAGCCCACGGGCAGCGCCTGCACATCGCCGCCGGGACCGCCGTCCGCTTCGAGCCCGGCATCCCCGTCGAGGTCGAGCTCGTTCCGATCGCCGGCCGCCGGATCGTGCCCGGCCTGCGCGGCGAGACCGCGGGCCCCCTCGACGTCCCCGGCCCCCTCGACCTCACCGATCAGGACAAGGACGGCGACCGTGCCTGA
- a CDS encoding urease subunit gamma, producing MQLSPHEQERLLIHVAADVAEKRRARGVRLNHPEAVALITSHILEGARDGRTVAELMASGRKVLTRDEVMDGIPEMIHDVQVEATFPDGTKLVTVHDPII from the coding sequence GTGCAACTGAGCCCGCACGAGCAGGAACGCCTGCTCATCCATGTGGCGGCCGACGTGGCCGAGAAGCGCCGGGCCCGCGGTGTGCGGCTCAATCACCCCGAGGCCGTCGCGCTGATCACTTCCCACATCCTGGAAGGTGCCCGGGACGGCCGTACCGTCGCCGAGCTGATGGCCTCCGGGCGCAAGGTGCTCACCCGTGACGAGGTCATGGACGGCATCCCGGAGATGATCCACGACGTCCAGGTCGAGGCCACCTTCCCGGACGGCACCAAGCTCGTCACCGTCCACGACCCCATCATCTGA
- a CDS encoding TetR/AcrR family transcriptional regulator, whose protein sequence is MARVSQEHLDARRRQILDGAARCFARNGFHATSMQDVLAEVGLSAGAVYRYFRGKEELIGAIATEAFAGIRSAFEEASRATPPPTPDVLLGAVLRLFLEERIEGADRQAFARLIVQVWTETLRNEQLAGTLSEGYHGMRVAWTRLVTAYRENGLLRADVPSDHVARTLIATAQGFIAQQALFGDVSVEVLEDGLRGLMSMSMPEGDVPIG, encoded by the coding sequence ATGGCACGTGTCTCCCAGGAACACCTCGACGCCCGCCGCCGCCAGATCCTCGACGGCGCCGCGCGCTGCTTCGCCCGCAACGGCTTCCACGCCACGTCCATGCAGGACGTGCTCGCCGAGGTGGGTCTGTCCGCGGGCGCGGTCTACCGCTACTTCCGCGGCAAGGAGGAGCTGATCGGGGCCATCGCGACCGAGGCCTTCGCCGGCATCCGGAGCGCCTTCGAGGAGGCGTCCCGCGCCACCCCGCCGCCCACCCCCGACGTCCTCCTCGGCGCGGTGCTCCGGCTCTTCCTGGAGGAGCGGATCGAGGGCGCCGACCGGCAGGCCTTCGCGCGCCTGATCGTCCAGGTCTGGACGGAGACCCTGCGTAACGAGCAGCTGGCCGGGACCCTCTCCGAGGGCTACCACGGGATGCGGGTCGCGTGGACGAGGCTCGTCACCGCCTACCGGGAGAACGGCCTCCTCCGCGCCGACGTCCCTTCCGACCATGTGGCACGCACCCTCATCGCCACCGCCCAGGGTTTCATCGCCCAGCAGGCGCTCTTCGGCGACGTGTCCGTCGAGGTCCTGGAGGACGGGCTGCGTGGCCTGATGTCGATGTCCATGCCGGAAGGCGACGTTCCGATCGGATGA
- a CDS encoding C40 family peptidase: protein MTAQMHVPSLLSRAGAVSALTLAAVGGTLLAPGAAPEAQAATTYANKALSVAASKKGAPYRYGSAGPSRFDCSGLTLYAYKQAGKSLPRTAQQQYNKTRHISASSRQKGDLVFFHSGGSVYHVGIYAGSGKIWHSPKTGSWVKLDRIWTSKVYYGRVR, encoded by the coding sequence ATGACTGCGCAGATGCACGTCCCGTCCCTGCTGTCCCGGGCCGGAGCCGTCTCGGCTCTCACCCTCGCCGCCGTCGGCGGCACGTTGCTCGCACCAGGTGCGGCACCCGAGGCCCAGGCAGCCACCACATACGCGAACAAGGCACTGAGCGTCGCCGCGTCCAAGAAGGGAGCCCCGTACCGGTACGGGAGCGCCGGACCCTCCAGGTTCGACTGCTCCGGTCTGACGCTCTACGCGTACAAGCAGGCGGGCAAGTCGCTGCCCCGCACCGCGCAGCAGCAGTACAACAAGACCCGGCACATCTCCGCGTCCAGCAGACAGAAGGGGGACCTGGTCTTCTTCCACTCCGGCGGAAGCGTCTACCACGTGGGCATCTACGCCGGCAGCGGCAAGATCTGGCACTCGCCCAAGACGGGATCCTGGGTGAAGCTCGACAGGATCTGGACGTCGAAGGTCTACTACGGCCGCGTCCGATGA
- a CDS encoding urease accessory protein UreD: protein MSLRATARIAADADGGLPLLVSDGPLALRRTRAAGPYTRVTVVGAMSAPLGGDRLAIETEVRDGARLLVDSAAATLALPGRSADPATYDVRITVGENAVLRWLPEQLVSATGSHLRMRTTVDLAPTARLVLREEQVLGRHGEPPGALTTRLTVRRAGRPLFDQELAFGPGAPGGWDGGAVLGGHRATGQLLVVDPAFEKKPVEARLYGENAVVSPLAGPAALATAVAPDALALRRLLDAALSELAPF, encoded by the coding sequence GTGAGCCTGCGCGCCACCGCCCGGATCGCCGCCGACGCCGACGGCGGGCTTCCGCTCCTGGTGAGCGACGGCCCCCTCGCCCTGCGCCGCACCCGGGCCGCCGGACCGTACACCCGGGTCACCGTCGTCGGGGCGATGAGCGCCCCGCTCGGCGGCGACCGGCTCGCGATCGAGACCGAGGTACGGGACGGGGCCCGGCTCCTGGTCGACTCGGCCGCCGCCACCCTGGCCCTGCCCGGCCGGAGCGCCGACCCCGCCACGTACGATGTCCGGATCACCGTCGGCGAGAACGCGGTGCTCCGCTGGCTGCCCGAGCAGCTCGTCTCCGCCACCGGCTCGCACCTGCGGATGCGCACCACCGTCGACCTCGCGCCCACCGCGCGTCTCGTCCTGCGAGAGGAACAGGTCCTCGGCCGGCACGGGGAGCCGCCCGGCGCCCTCACCACCCGGCTCACCGTCCGCCGCGCCGGCCGCCCCCTGTTCGACCAGGAGCTGGCCTTCGGACCCGGCGCGCCCGGCGGCTGGGACGGCGGAGCGGTCCTCGGCGGCCACCGGGCCACCGGCCAACTCCTCGTCGTCGACCCTGCGTTCGAGAAGAAGCCGGTGGAGGCGCGGCTGTACGGGGAGAACGCCGTGGTCAGTCCGCTCGCCGGACCCGCGGCCCTCGCCACCGCCGTCGCCCCGGACGCGCTCGCACTGCGCCGACTCCTCGACGCGGCTTTGTCTGAACTCGCCCCGTTCTGA
- a CDS encoding type II toxin-antitoxin system Phd/YefM family antitoxin: protein MTYEIPVTQARAELADLINRVVYGGERVVVTRHGKPLVALVSAADLEELEAAEKPADEQVVSSLSGLHPVDSAPGEQRRFGIAAHHREPGTS from the coding sequence ATGACCTACGAGATCCCGGTGACGCAAGCGCGGGCTGAGCTCGCCGACCTCATCAACCGCGTCGTGTACGGCGGTGAGCGCGTCGTGGTCACCCGCCACGGGAAGCCGCTCGTCGCCCTGGTCTCCGCCGCTGACCTGGAAGAACTCGAGGCGGCGGAGAAGCCGGCCGACGAGCAGGTGGTCAGCTCCCTCTCCGGCCTCCACCCGGTCGACTCCGCTCCCGGCGAACAGCGCCGCTTCGGCATCGCCGCCCACCACCGCGAGCCCGGCACGTCCTGA